In Equus quagga isolate Etosha38 chromosome 14, UCLA_HA_Equagga_1.0, whole genome shotgun sequence, one DNA window encodes the following:
- the GADD45B gene encoding growth arrest and DNA damage-inducible protein GADD45 beta, which translates to MTLEELVACDNAAQKMQTVSAAVEELLVAAQRQDRLTVGVYESAKLMNVDPDSVVLCLLAIDEEEEDDIALQIHFTLIQSFCCDNDINIVRVSGMQRLAQLLGEPAETQGTTEARDLHCLLVTNPHTDAWKSHGLVEVASYCEESRGNNQWVPYISLQER; encoded by the exons ATGACGCTGGAAGAGCTCGTGGCGTGCGACAACGCGGCGCAGAA GATGCAGACGGTGAGCGCCGCGGTGGAGGAGCTGTTGGTGGCCGCGCAGCGCCAGGACCGCCTCACCGTGGGGGTGTACGAGTCGGCCAAGCTGATGAATGT GGACCCTGACAGCGTGGTCCTGTGCCTCCTGGCCAttgacgaggaggaggaggatgacatCGCCCTGCAGATACACTTCACGCTCATCCAGTCCTTTTGCTGCGACAACGACATAAACATCGTGCGGGTGTCAGGCATGCAGCGCCTGGCACAGCTGCTGGGCGAGCCGGCGGAGACCCAGGGTACCACCGAGGCGCGGGACCTGCACTGCCTCCTGGTCACG AACCCTCATACAGACGCCTGGAAAAGCCACGGCCTGGTGGAGGTAGCTAGTTACTGCGAAGAGAGCCGCGGAAACAACCAATGGGTCCCCTACATCTCTCTCCAGGAGCGCTGA